A genomic region of Carassius carassius chromosome 13, fCarCar2.1, whole genome shotgun sequence contains the following coding sequences:
- the LOC132156415 gene encoding semaphorin-7A isoform X1 — translation MDYTCLCLLFICISYVSSTKSHYDPRVTVKKEGITRFSFENKPNINLVKLVSSGKQIIWVGGNESLYSIITTQTSRPHQVNMTLCNDQSKDSEAPHCSFRISLLRESVDRNLLFICTSDDRNTKCCNLNSSYSQIDCFMSENYEPDINEPSLLDGNMLYFTKPEKGLYRINKNDKNDNIWSQSTQAEQTYLKLIAGNGQHRDKVYSFFAEKHKSRDGESEQWIPRVSQSCKNDRGGSKSLLQSSWTSMIFTRLFCGRGYEFTQMIDVATLETESDTKIYVLFRNYWNMSAVCVYNMTEISTIFRSSMFNSSKVPANPRPGTCVTDSTRLSSEVLGFMKDRPEMKDWVMPENGPMLFQHYHYTHIQVDRVRDQTVLLLSLESGGVHKVLEETIKQPVFIIAEYLPFQQETHITSMLLDASRKRLYVSSSNEVVQIDLETCHVYGNECNECRLSRDPYCGWNGLHCTSPAENQVRDFKDCEKPQGTPSTTEIDVPPSSKHFLLCPVISHHATYHWEHDKTREECVHSDNGCLYLIESMNKTHEGTYKCMSSEEDYINRTVVQYKLSMSRSDAHRLTPVLLPSFLLLLTVFHVLHF, via the exons ATGGACTACACGTGTTTATGTTTGCTGTTCATATGCATTTCATATGTTAGTTCAACAAAATCACATTATGATCCTCGAGTGACGGTGAAAAAAGAAG GTATAACCaggttttcttttgaaaacaaGCCCAATATTAATTTGGTGAAGCTCGTCAGCTCTGGAAAACAAATCATATGGGTTGGAGGAAACGAGAGCCTCTATTCCATCATCACAACACAAACCTCCAGACCCCATCAG GTGAATATGACTCTCTGTAATGATCAAAGCAAAGATTCAGAAGCTCCG CACTGTTCATTCAGGATCTCTCTGCTCAGAGAGAGTGTTGATCGAAATCTCCTGTTCATCTGTACTTCAGATGATAGAAATACAAAGTGCTGTAACTTG AACTCCAGCTATTCTCAAATCGACTGCTTCATGTCAGAAAATTATGAGCCAGATATAAATGAGCCGTCATTACTTGATG GTAATATGCTGTACTTCACCAAACCTGAGAAGGGATTGTACAGGATAAACAAGAACGACAAAAACGACAACATTTGGTCTCAGTCGACTCAAGCGG AGCAAACATATTTGAAGCTGATCGCTGGTAACGGCCAACACCGGGACAAAGTTTATTCCTTCTTCGCAGAGAAACACAAAAGTAGAGACGGTGAATCTGAGCAGTGGATTCCACGAGTCTCTCAGAGCTGCAAG AACGACAGAGGAGGCTCAAAGAGTTTGCTTCAGAGCAGCTGGACATCCATGATTTTCACCCGTCTGTTCTGTGGCAGAGGATATGAATTCACTCAGATGATCGATGTGGCCACACTGGAAACAGAGAGCGACACCAAAATTTATGTGCTTTTCAGAAACTATTG GAACATGAGTGCTGTCTGTGTTTATAACATGACTGAAATCAGCACCATCTTCCGTTCCTCCATGTTCAACTCCAGCAAGGTTCCCGCGAATCCCCGGCCAGGAACG TGTGTTACGGACAGTACTCGTCTAAGCAGTGAAGTGCTGGGGTTTATGAAGGACCGTCCAGAGATGAAGGATTGGGTGATGCCAGAGAACGGCCCCATGCTGTTTCAACACTACCATTACACTCATATACAGGTGGACCGAGTGCGAGACCAAACCGTCCTGCTTCTGTCTCTAG AAAGTGGAGGAGTTCATAAAGTGCTGGAAGAGACCATTAAACAACCTGTTTTTATCATTGCGGAGTATCTGCCATTTCAACAAGAGACACACATCACCAGCATGTTGCTTGACGCTTCACGG AAGCGTCTGTATGTGAGTTCCAGCAATGAAGTTGTTCAGATTGACCTCGAGACGTGCCATGTGTACGGAAACGAGTGCAACGAATGCAGATTATCTCGAGACCCCTACTGTGGTTGGAACGGTTTGCACTGCACCTCTCCAGCGGA AAACCAGGTCCGGGATTTTAAAGACTGTG AAAAGCCTCAAGGCACACCATCAACTACTGAAATCGACGTGCCTCCATCATCGAAACACTTCTTGCTCTGCCCCGTGATTTCACACCACGCCACGTATCACTGGGAACATGATAAGACACGTGAGGAGTGCGTTCACTCTGATAACGGCTGTTTGTATCTCATTGAAAGCATGAACAAGACTCACGAAGGGACGTACAAATGCATGTCTTCAGAGGAAGACTACATTAATAGGACGGTCGTACAATACAAGCTCAGCATGAGCCGCTCAGACGCACACAGACTCACTCCTGTGCTGTTACCCAGCTTCTTACTTCTGCTCACGGTCTTCCACGTCCTGCACTTTTGA
- the LOC132156415 gene encoding semaphorin-7A isoform X2, protein MDYTCLCLLFICISYVSSTKSHYDPRVTVKKEGITRFSFENKPNINLVKLVSSGKQIIWVGGNESLYSIITTQTSRPHQVNMTLCNDQSKDSEAPHCSFRISLLRESVDRNLLFICTSDDRNTKCCNLNSSYSQIDCFMSENYEPDINEPSLLDGNMLYFTKPEKGLYRINKNDKNDNIWSQSTQAEQTYLKLIAGNGQHRDKVYSFFAEKHKSRDGESEQWIPRVSQSCKNDRGGSKSLLQSSWTSMIFTRLFCGRGYEFTQMIDVATLETESDTKIYVLFRNYWNMSAVCVYNMTEISTIFRSSMFNSSKVPANPRPGTCVTDSTRLSSEVLGFMKDRPEMKDWVMPENGPMLFQHYHYTHIQVDRVRDQTVLLLSLESGGVHKVLEETIKQPVFIIAEYLPFQQETHITSMLLDASRRLYVSSSNEVVQIDLETCHVYGNECNECRLSRDPYCGWNGLHCTSPAENQVRDFKDCEKPQGTPSTTEIDVPPSSKHFLLCPVISHHATYHWEHDKTREECVHSDNGCLYLIESMNKTHEGTYKCMSSEEDYINRTVVQYKLSMSRSDAHRLTPVLLPSFLLLLTVFHVLHF, encoded by the exons ATGGACTACACGTGTTTATGTTTGCTGTTCATATGCATTTCATATGTTAGTTCAACAAAATCACATTATGATCCTCGAGTGACGGTGAAAAAAGAAG GTATAACCaggttttcttttgaaaacaaGCCCAATATTAATTTGGTGAAGCTCGTCAGCTCTGGAAAACAAATCATATGGGTTGGAGGAAACGAGAGCCTCTATTCCATCATCACAACACAAACCTCCAGACCCCATCAG GTGAATATGACTCTCTGTAATGATCAAAGCAAAGATTCAGAAGCTCCG CACTGTTCATTCAGGATCTCTCTGCTCAGAGAGAGTGTTGATCGAAATCTCCTGTTCATCTGTACTTCAGATGATAGAAATACAAAGTGCTGTAACTTG AACTCCAGCTATTCTCAAATCGACTGCTTCATGTCAGAAAATTATGAGCCAGATATAAATGAGCCGTCATTACTTGATG GTAATATGCTGTACTTCACCAAACCTGAGAAGGGATTGTACAGGATAAACAAGAACGACAAAAACGACAACATTTGGTCTCAGTCGACTCAAGCGG AGCAAACATATTTGAAGCTGATCGCTGGTAACGGCCAACACCGGGACAAAGTTTATTCCTTCTTCGCAGAGAAACACAAAAGTAGAGACGGTGAATCTGAGCAGTGGATTCCACGAGTCTCTCAGAGCTGCAAG AACGACAGAGGAGGCTCAAAGAGTTTGCTTCAGAGCAGCTGGACATCCATGATTTTCACCCGTCTGTTCTGTGGCAGAGGATATGAATTCACTCAGATGATCGATGTGGCCACACTGGAAACAGAGAGCGACACCAAAATTTATGTGCTTTTCAGAAACTATTG GAACATGAGTGCTGTCTGTGTTTATAACATGACTGAAATCAGCACCATCTTCCGTTCCTCCATGTTCAACTCCAGCAAGGTTCCCGCGAATCCCCGGCCAGGAACG TGTGTTACGGACAGTACTCGTCTAAGCAGTGAAGTGCTGGGGTTTATGAAGGACCGTCCAGAGATGAAGGATTGGGTGATGCCAGAGAACGGCCCCATGCTGTTTCAACACTACCATTACACTCATATACAGGTGGACCGAGTGCGAGACCAAACCGTCCTGCTTCTGTCTCTAG AAAGTGGAGGAGTTCATAAAGTGCTGGAAGAGACCATTAAACAACCTGTTTTTATCATTGCGGAGTATCTGCCATTTCAACAAGAGACACACATCACCAGCATGTTGCTTGACGCTTCACGG CGTCTGTATGTGAGTTCCAGCAATGAAGTTGTTCAGATTGACCTCGAGACGTGCCATGTGTACGGAAACGAGTGCAACGAATGCAGATTATCTCGAGACCCCTACTGTGGTTGGAACGGTTTGCACTGCACCTCTCCAGCGGA AAACCAGGTCCGGGATTTTAAAGACTGTG AAAAGCCTCAAGGCACACCATCAACTACTGAAATCGACGTGCCTCCATCATCGAAACACTTCTTGCTCTGCCCCGTGATTTCACACCACGCCACGTATCACTGGGAACATGATAAGACACGTGAGGAGTGCGTTCACTCTGATAACGGCTGTTTGTATCTCATTGAAAGCATGAACAAGACTCACGAAGGGACGTACAAATGCATGTCTTCAGAGGAAGACTACATTAATAGGACGGTCGTACAATACAAGCTCAGCATGAGCCGCTCAGACGCACACAGACTCACTCCTGTGCTGTTACCCAGCTTCTTACTTCTGCTCACGGTCTTCCACGTCCTGCACTTTTGA
- the LOC132155753 gene encoding synaptotagmin-13: protein MQLELEVHLQILLAVGLAVLCFCLVIGCIVCLWLHKSRPTDDKEAGLSLPPLPAAHVTLSPSPAINTLPIKQQYEELDGDVLDSPSFNSSSTPSEDDLSLPYYPIKSHFNLRRLSSPAVPYKPSKPVRGRSSLPIIPKLGLVRKSRRVVDHKSGDDISFSERSKLNADSGRHYGSGSHKPTPSLHFTLVFSPAEGKLTVTALGLYRGSRKLSGTMVRACLPPLCPTLLQGGPTRRHSLGPEAPAQVLQLQVKSAEELQSCTLRLTVSSRDFSGLRETAVGELELACAEIHWEPDCTLTFNRQLNPVRRRLRKSQSSQNALGGVGASVCPVRFLGQILILLQYQTLAHRMKVMVRKAENLPKLTRMPGTPDHYVVINLRQDGNVISTKETKGASGANAVWNAPFLFDLPAGNILGLPLLLELLVMQGRLYTKSCILGRVLIGCGGSEAGTQHWSEMCSRAQVETACWHELQPNPL, encoded by the exons ATGCAGTTAGAACTTGAAG tgCATCTTCAAATCTTATTGGCTGTTGGCTTGGCCGTTCTCTGTTTCTGTCTGGTGATTGGTTGCATCGTCTGCCTTTGGCTTCATAAGTCCCGCCCTACAGATGATAAGGAGGCGGGGCTTTCCTTACCTCCTCTACCTGCAGCTCATGTGACTCTAAGCCCCTCCCCTGCCATCAACACCCTGCCAATCAAACAGCAGTATGAAGAGCTGGACGGAGACGTTCTGGACTCTCCCTCATTTAACAGCAGCTCGACGCCGTCAGAAGATGATCTTTCTTTACCATATTATCCTATCAAGTCTCATTTCAATCTACGGCGGCTCAGCTCCCCCGCTGTTCCCTACAAACCCTCTAAACCTGTCCGTGGTCGTTCCTCGCTCCCGATTATTCCTAAGCTCGGCTTGGTTAGGAAGTCACGCCGGGTGGTTGATCACAAAAGCGGTGATGACATTTCGTTTTCAGAAAGGAGCAAGCTTAACGCAGACAGCGGCCGACATTATGGCTCCGGCTCTCACAAACCCACACCTTCCCTTCACTTCACCCTTGTTTTCTCACCAGCTGAGGGCAAACTCACCGTCACCGCTCTGGGTCTCTACCGCGGCTCTAGGAAGCTGAGCGGGACTATGGTGAGGGCCTGTCTGCCTCCGCTTTGCCCCACGCTGCTTCAGGGCGGCCCGACACGCAGACACAGCCTCGGTCCCGAGGCTCCAGCGCAGGTGCTCCAGCTTCAGGTGAAGTCAGCAGAGGAGCTCCAGTCCTGTACCCTCAGACTGACCGTGTCCAGCAGGGATTTCTCAGGTCTGAGAGAGACGGCTGTGGGTGAACTCGAACTGGCATGTGCCGAAATCCACTGGGAACCCGACTGCACCCTCACCTTTAATCGTCAACTCAACCCTGTGAGGAGGAGGCTGAGGAAG AGTCAGAGTTCCCAGAATGCACTGGGGGGCGTCGGGGCTTCTGTTTGTCCGGTGCGCTTTCTGGGTCAGATCCTGATTCTGCTGCAGTATCAGACGCTGGCGCACCGCATGAAGGTGATGGTGAGGAAAGCTGAGAACCTCCCCAAACTCACCAGGATGCCTGGCACTCCAG ATCACTATGTCGTCATCAACCTGCGTCAGGACGGTAACGTCATCAGCACTAAAGAGACGAAGGGTGCCAGTGGAGCGAACGCGGTTTGGAACGCACCCTTTCTGTTTGACCTGCCGGCGGGGAACATCCTCGGACTGCCGCTGCTTCTGGAGCTCCTCGTGATGCAG GGAAGGCTGTACACGAAGAGTTGCATTCTGGGTCGTGTTCTGATTGGCTGCGGAGGTTCTGA